The sequence AGCGGGATGGTCAATTTCTTTCATTCCCCAACAGCCGGCTAAACATAAACAACAAAAAAGTAAAGAAATAACCGAGTCATGATTCGTCACCGGGTGTATTATCGTTTGTTTTTAACATGCTTGGACGACGTTTAAATTTTTTCCATACGCCTGTAATCACTACTTTCTATATATCTCCTGTTATTGGGGAAAGTGGTGCTAAACAAACGATGTTAAATTTGCGACATAAATAAGAACAAAAAACATGGATGCGACAAATCCGAAAAGCCCGAGCATAGATGAAGCAGCAAGAACGATAAAACGTAAAATCGACACCGTTCCAGCAAGCGATTGATTAGCGAGTGTAAATGTCGCAATAACTGATGTCGCCATGACGACAAGCGTACCTGGTCCTGATAAACCTGCGTTTATTGCTGCTTGCCCGATAATTAAGCCCCCAACGACCGATAACGTTTGTCCGATCGCAATCGGAAGCCGCATCCCTGCCTCTTTAAAAATTTCAAATAAGCTAATCATAATAGTCGTATCTTTTAATGTCACAATGCTAACGATGAGTAAATATATACATGTGACAGAAGCGATAAAATAAGCAATTGGAGCTCCGGTATTTTCTTTTAGCCATTGAAAGATGTGCGTCTGTTGCGATTGTTTTATCGGAAAATAAACGAGAGGGAGAAACATGACGAGCAATATAAGTCCGATGACGGTTGATATCCATGCATTCCGCCCGGCGATTTCAAGCAAAACAGGAATGATAATCACATGGTTCATTAGGCCGATGGATAACATTAAAACGAATAACATTTGCACTGTATTCATAACCACACACTTTTTGTCCAATTGTATTTTCATCGTTTCCAAGCAGGGAAATAATATGCATCGTCACCATCTAGGCTTGCTTCACCATATAAATAAAAAAGTAGTTGTGCTACAATAAATGAAGTGAATGAACAGTTGAGGAGGAACAAACATGAAAATCACATTAGGTGTATTATACGGCGGCAAATCTCCTGAGCATAAAGTATCGTTGCAAACCGCACGCTCTGTTATTAATGCGGTAAATAAAGAAAAATTTACGGTTGTTCCGATTTACATTACGATAGACGGAGAATGGTTGCGCGGCGAGGCGATTGAAGGGGAAGTGCAAGATGTCAAACAACTAGCGTTTCAACACGGTTTACCAGCGCTCGCTTCGATTGCGAATGGCATTGATGTTATTTTCCCTCTTTTACACGGACCGAACGGAGAAGATGGAACGGTACAAGGGATGTTAGAATTATTAAACGTACCGTATGTTGGAAACGGTGTGTTAGCATCAGCGGTTGGCATGGATAAAGTCGTTATGAAGCAATTGTTTGCTCAAGCAGGATTAAACCAAGCCCGTTACGTCTTTTTCTTAAAAAAAGAATGGGAAAAACATAAAGAAACCGTATATGAAACGGTAGAACGTGAGCTTGGCTATCCGTGTTTTGTCAAGCCAGCCAATGCTGGTTCGAGCGTAGGAATAAGTAAATGTAAAAACCGTGAGCAATTACAAACAGCGTTTCAAGAGGCGTTTCGTTACGATCGAAAAGTCATTGTGGAAGAGGCGATTGTCGGTCGTGAAGTGGAAATTGGAGTGATCGGAAACGATGAGCCGATTTGTTCTGTCGTTGGGGAAATTGTGCCGAAAAAAGAGTTTTATGATTACGAAGCAAAATATGTCGATGGAAATACAGAGTTAGTCATCCCAGCAAACATTACGAATAAAGAATATGAAACGATTAAACGAATGGCGCTTACTGCCTTTAAAACGCTCAATTTAGCCGGATTAGTTCGCGCTGACTTTTTCTTGACAGCAGCTGGAGGGGCGTATATTAACGAAGTCAATACGATGCCGGGCTTTACGCCGTTCAGCATGTTCCCGCTCTTATGGAAACATACAGGTGTATCGTATGAGGAATTAATTGAACGCCTCATTCAACTGGCGATTGAGCGATATGAAGAAAAACAAAACATTACGTATGTACTTTAAGGTGATCATATGATTATACGTTCATTAGCAGACATTCAAACGATGATTCCTGGAAGTATAATTGATGAGCGATATGCTTCTGTTATGATTCATGGTGTGTCGACAGATACGCGCACAATCGAGAGAGGAAACTTATATGTTCCGTTAAAAGGAGCTACATTTAACGGTCATGAGTTTGTTCGGCAGGCGTTTGACAAAGGGGCAACGGCTGCGCTATGGAGTGAACATGAGCCGAACGCTCCGAAAGATGTGCCGCTTATTTTTGTAGACGATTCGCTCGTTGCGCTGCAACAGTTGGCTCATGCGTATCGAAAACAACTTCGTACGCGCGTCATCGGCGTGACAGGAAGCAACGGAAAAACGACAACGAAAGATATGATCGCCTCTTTGCTGGGGACATTGTATCGTGTACAAAAAACGGAAGGGAATTTAAACAATCATATCGGTGTGCCGCTGACACTTCTTCGTTTAAAAGAAGAAACAGAGTATGCGGTCGTTGAAATCGGGATGAGCGGTTTTGGGGAAATTGAGTTGCTCTCTACCCTTGCCGAACCAGATGTTGCGGTCATTACAAACATTGGTGAATCGCATTTACAAGAGCTCGGTTCACGCGAAGGAATTGCAACGGCGAAGTTTGAAATCGTGAAAGGACTACAACGTGACGGTTTATTGATTTATCACGGAGATGAGCCGTTGTTGCAAGCGCGCGTGCAACAATCCTCCCTTTCGTATGTTCAAACGTTTGGAATGGAACCGACAAACGATTATTATCCGCTAGACATTCGTGTTCAAGCGGATGGAACGACGTTTACGGTAAATGGTTGGCCAGACGAAACGTTTCATATGCCGCTTCTCGGTCGCCACCATGTCATGAACGCGCTAGCCGCGATGGCGGTTGCACGCTTCGCTTCCGTCGATGTGGCTCATATGAAAGAAGGGTTTTCGTGCTTAACGGTAACAAAAATGCGTACAGAAGTCGTGAAACGTCATGACGGAGTGACGGTGATTAACGATGCATATAATGCAAGCCCGACGTCAATGCGAGCAGCCCTTGAACTGCTTGGACAATTGACAGGATATCGTAAAAAAATAGCAATTGTCGGGGATATGCTTGAATTAGGCGAACAAGAAATCGCTTTTCACGAACAAATTGGTCGGATGCTTGATCCGCAAAAAATAGATTACGTATTCACGTACGGAGTGCGCGCAAAGGCGATCGCCGAGCAAGCAAAAAAGCGGTTTGGCGAAGGACGTGTTCGTTCGTATGAAGAGAAAGCGGAATTAGCCGCAGATGTGCAAGCAATTATGGAAGCGGGCGATGTCATTTTACTCAAGGCATCTCGTGGTATGAAGTTAGAGGAAATCATTTATTTGTTAAATGAATAAAAAAGAGGCGTTCAATTTGTTGAAAACATATGCATAAAATGGTATGATGGGTGAGAGCTGTTTACGGAATGAATTTCAACAAGGCACTTCCGTCTATACGGGAATGCCTTTTTTCGTAAGTTATTTGAAGAAGGAGTATGAAAAAATTGGTTACATTTAAAGAATTTGGATTGAGTCCAGAATTGATGAAAGCAGTTAGTAAAATGGGATTTGAAGAGGCAACGCCGATTCAAGCGGCGACAATTCCGCTTAGTTTGCAAAATCGTGACGTTATTGGTCAAGCGCAAACAGGAACAGGAAAAACAGCTGCGTTTGGCATCCCGCTTATTGAAAAAATTGATATGAACAACGATGCGGTGCAAGCAATCGTTGTTGCACCGACACGAGAACTAGCGATTCAAGTATCGGAAGAGCTATATAAAATTGGTTCAACGAAGCGCGTGCGCGTTTTGCCGATTTATGGGGGGCAAGATATTGAACGACAAATTCGGGCGTTAAAAAAACACCCGCATATTATTGTCGGTACGCCGGGGCGCGTGCTTGACCATATTCAACGCCGCACGCTCCGTTTACAAAATGTGCATACGGTTGTGTTAGATGAAGCGGATGAAATGTTAAATATGGGCTTTGTCGAAGACATTGAAGCGATTTTAAGCCACGTGCCGACAGAACGTCAGACGCTTCTTTTCTCAGCGACGATGCCAGAGCCGATTCGCCGCATCGCTGAACGATTTATGCAAAATCCAGAGCTCGTTCGCGTGAAGGCGAAAGAAATGACCGTTCCAAACATTGAACAATATTACATTGAAATTCAAGAAAAGAAAAAGTTTGATACGTTAACGCGCTTATTAGATATTCAATCTCCTGAGTTAGCGATCGTTTTCGGAAGAACGAAACGTCGTGTCGATGAACTAGCGGAAGCGCTCAACTTGCGCGGCTATACAGCAGAAGGCATTCACGGAGATTTAAGTCAAGCGAAGCGTTTATCTGTATTGCGTAAATTTAAAGAAGGTTCAATTGATATTTTAGTTGCCACAGATGTAGCAGCGCGCGGTTTAGATATTTCTGGTGTTACGCATGTATATAATTTCGATATTCCACAAGACCCAGAAAGCTATGTTCACCGCATCGGCCGAACAGGACGTGCGGGCAAAACAGGCATGGCGATTACGTTTGTTACACCACGTGAAATTGGACAATTGCATCATATTGAAAAGACGACAAAGCGGAAAATGGAGCGGATGAAACCGCCAACGCTAGATGAGGCGCTTGAAAGTCAACAGCGGGCAGCGATTGAAAAACTGCTTACGACGATTGAGCATAACAACTTATCATTTTATAAACGTGCAGCTGAGGAATTGTTAGAGGAGCACGACTCTGTTTCGCTCGTTGCTGCGTGCATTAAAATGTTAACGAAAGAGCCGGATATGACGCCGGTGCAGTTGACAGAAGAAATGCCGATTATGAAAAAAGAGAAAAAGCGGCAAGTCCAAACGCGCCAACGTCGTAGTGAGACGCGTGGACGCGGAGCGAAAACACGTACAAAACGATAGGAGCTGTCTGAACAGATAGCTTCTTTTTGTTTGTTGGAGGGGTATGGATGATTGTTGGGATTGGCATCGATATTGTAGAGTTAAGTCGTATAGCTCATTTGTTAGAAAGGCAACCGAAGTTTATAGAACGCGTGTTAACAGAGAATGAACGTATGCGTTTTTTCGAATTGTCGTCAAAACGAAAAATTGAATTTGTGGCTGGACGATTTGCGGCAAAAGAAGCGTATGCGAAAGCGTTAGGGACGGGGATTGGTACACATGTTTCTTTTCGCGATATTGAAATAAACAATGACGAAAACGGCAAGCCGTATATTATTTCTCCATCCATAGATGAACGTGTGCACGTTTCGATTTCACATAGCGAACATTATGCAGTTGCGCAAGTAATCATTGAACGCTTGTCAAGCTAGTCTGCATATTCTCCCGTTTCACCTCATATGATGGCTTATGAAGGGAGTCCAAATGAGGTAAAGGGGTTGAAAACATGAGACGAACATGGCTTTTTTGGTGCCTGCTTCTTTTTATTGTAGGCAGTTTGGCCGCTTGCGGAGAAAAGTCGCAACAAGATGTATTAAAGGCGCTCGATGAGAAAGTACAAACGATGTCTGGGTACAAAGCCGAAGCAAAAATGACGCTGCAAACAGGGACGGAGCCACAAGTATATGAAATTGAGATTTGGCATAAGTCTCCAAATTATTATCGCGTGAACTTGAAAAACGCCCAGCGTGATCAACATCAAATGATTTTGCGCAACGACGAAGGAGTATTTGTATTAACGCCTGCACTAAATAAAAGTTTTCGTTTTCAAAGCGACTGGCCGCAAAACGCAAGTCAAGTATATTTGTATGAATCGCTCGTAAAAGACATTTTAGCTGATACGAAAGCGGATTTTAAAGCGACAAAAAACCATTACGTGTTCCAAACGAAAACAAATTATGAAAACAAAAAAATGTTACCGAAGCAAGAGATTACGTTAAACAAAAAAGATTTAACACCGGTAAAAGTGATGGTCATGGATGTCGACTCCCAACCGATGTTAACAGTTGAATTTTCCAAAGTTGAATGGAATGCTTCGTTTGATGATAACGCTTTTGATGTAAGTAAAAATATGACAAGAGCGAAGTTAGAAAATGAACAAGAAGCGACGACAGCAGCAAACCAACAAGCAGCGCCGATCATGTATCCGACATACGAACTCGATGGTGTGAAACTTGCTGAAGAAAAAGAATTTACAACGGCAAATGGCAAGCGGATAGTGATGACATTTGCTGGGGAAAAGTCGTTTACGCTTGTACAAGAAAAAGCGCACGCTATACCGACAGCGAACGTATCGACAAC comes from Anoxybacillus flavithermus and encodes:
- the acpS gene encoding holo-ACP synthase, yielding MIVGIGIDIVELSRIAHLLERQPKFIERVLTENERMRFFELSSKRKIEFVAGRFAAKEAYAKALGTGIGTHVSFRDIEINNDENGKPYIISPSIDERVHVSISHSEHYAVAQVIIERLSS
- a CDS encoding D-alanine--D-alanine ligase, which codes for MKITLGVLYGGKSPEHKVSLQTARSVINAVNKEKFTVVPIYITIDGEWLRGEAIEGEVQDVKQLAFQHGLPALASIANGIDVIFPLLHGPNGEDGTVQGMLELLNVPYVGNGVLASAVGMDKVVMKQLFAQAGLNQARYVFFLKKEWEKHKETVYETVERELGYPCFVKPANAGSSVGISKCKNREQLQTAFQEAFRYDRKVIVEEAIVGREVEIGVIGNDEPICSVVGEIVPKKEFYDYEAKYVDGNTELVIPANITNKEYETIKRMALTAFKTLNLAGLVRADFFLTAAGGAYINEVNTMPGFTPFSMFPLLWKHTGVSYEELIERLIQLAIERYEEKQNITYVL
- a CDS encoding UDP-N-acetylmuramoyl-tripeptide--D-alanyl-D-alanine ligase, giving the protein MIIRSLADIQTMIPGSIIDERYASVMIHGVSTDTRTIERGNLYVPLKGATFNGHEFVRQAFDKGATAALWSEHEPNAPKDVPLIFVDDSLVALQQLAHAYRKQLRTRVIGVTGSNGKTTTKDMIASLLGTLYRVQKTEGNLNNHIGVPLTLLRLKEETEYAVVEIGMSGFGEIELLSTLAEPDVAVITNIGESHLQELGSREGIATAKFEIVKGLQRDGLLIYHGDEPLLQARVQQSSLSYVQTFGMEPTNDYYPLDIRVQADGTTFTVNGWPDETFHMPLLGRHHVMNALAAMAVARFASVDVAHMKEGFSCLTVTKMRTEVVKRHDGVTVINDAYNASPTSMRAALELLGQLTGYRKKIAIVGDMLELGEQEIAFHEQIGRMLDPQKIDYVFTYGVRAKAIAEQAKKRFGEGRVRSYEEKAELAADVQAIMEAGDVILLKASRGMKLEEIIYLLNE
- a CDS encoding LolA family protein — translated: MRRTWLFWCLLLFIVGSLAACGEKSQQDVLKALDEKVQTMSGYKAEAKMTLQTGTEPQVYEIEIWHKSPNYYRVNLKNAQRDQHQMILRNDEGVFVLTPALNKSFRFQSDWPQNASQVYLYESLVKDILADTKADFKATKNHYVFQTKTNYENKKMLPKQEITLNKKDLTPVKVMVMDVDSQPMLTVEFSKVEWNASFDDNAFDVSKNMTRAKLENEQEATTAANQQAAPIMYPTYELDGVKLAEEKEFTTANGKRIVMTFAGEKSFTLVQEKAHAIPTANVSTTVKGEPVDLGFAVGAMANGTLTWTYKGVDFILASQDLTKEEMVAIARSVQGKVMK